A portion of the Sulfuricurvum kujiense DSM 16994 genome contains these proteins:
- a CDS encoding ATP-binding protein, with the protein MDSILIDDNPHWDTPEAYGQFSPREKLTHALSFLKAKEVIAILGARRVGKSSLARLMIRSLLPTTNPRNIFFINLEKTAFIPYKNDPTYLDTIYENYLKIAEPDMSQRIYVFLDEIQIFADWEVFVKSRYENSNIKFIVTGSNSSLLSSSYATMLTGRVLKLTLNSFSFREFLTYKEIPHTSRLERARHRINIKRALDEYLKWGGYYSVFSNDEIHVKKEYLKNIAEDIILKDIVPRYSIKNSAAIRDLFYYIASNATTTINYASLAKKLSMDPKTVKEYVDYFEDNFLIRRISRHHTKLTAQINSPKKVYLSDNGFLNLGISPDRNQGAMLENAVCNHWQNREITYLLENKECDFYVGGNVYQVSYTINDEKTRKRELDGLEFFMNELNLTEGHLITYDASETISKEGKTMHIQPIEEFLLVGEIQ; encoded by the coding sequence ATGGATTCCATTCTCATAGATGATAACCCACACTGGGATACACCGGAAGCGTATGGGCAGTTTTCTCCCAGGGAAAAACTCACCCACGCACTGAGCTTTCTAAAAGCCAAAGAGGTCATCGCCATCCTCGGAGCGCGTCGTGTCGGCAAAAGTTCGCTCGCGCGTCTGATGATTCGCTCGCTCCTACCCACGACCAATCCCCGCAACATCTTTTTCATCAATCTGGAAAAAACGGCGTTTATCCCGTATAAAAACGATCCAACCTATCTCGACACCATCTATGAGAATTACCTCAAAATTGCCGAACCCGATATGAGTCAGCGTATCTATGTCTTTTTGGATGAAATACAGATTTTTGCCGATTGGGAAGTGTTCGTCAAATCCCGTTATGAAAACAGCAATATCAAGTTCATCGTCACTGGATCGAACTCCTCGCTCCTCTCTTCATCATACGCGACGATGCTGACCGGACGGGTCCTCAAACTCACCCTAAACTCATTCAGTTTCCGCGAATTTCTCACCTACAAAGAAATTCCTCATACATCTCGGCTGGAGCGAGCCCGCCACCGGATCAATATTAAGCGTGCACTGGACGAGTACCTCAAATGGGGCGGGTACTATTCGGTCTTTTCCAATGACGAGATCCACGTTAAAAAAGAGTACCTTAAAAACATCGCCGAGGACATCATCCTCAAAGACATCGTCCCTCGCTACAGCATCAAAAACAGCGCCGCGATCCGTGATCTGTTTTATTACATCGCATCCAACGCGACGACGACGATCAATTACGCATCATTGGCTAAAAAGCTCTCTATGGATCCCAAAACGGTCAAAGAGTACGTCGATTATTTCGAGGATAATTTTCTCATCCGCCGTATCAGCCGACACCATACCAAACTCACCGCCCAGATCAATTCCCCCAAAAAGGTCTATCTGAGCGACAACGGATTTTTGAACCTGGGGATTTCACCCGATCGCAATCAGGGAGCAATGCTCGAAAACGCCGTTTGCAATCACTGGCAGAATCGGGAGATCACCTATCTTCTGGAAAACAAAGAGTGCGATTTTTATGTCGGCGGAAACGTCTATCAGGTCTCTTATACGATCAATGACGAAAAAACCCGCAAGCGTGAACTGGATGGACTGGAGTTTTTTATGAACGAACTGAACCTCACCGAGGGGCATCTCATCACCTATGACGCCAGTGAGACGATCAGCAAAGAAGGCAAGACAATGCACATCCAACCCATCGAAGAGTTTTTGCTCGTGGGAGAAATCCAATGA
- a CDS encoding HEPN family nuclease: protein MGHYPEEKSEFIREFFKRTLHNLHIYLEDQQNSKFRYPYDVTQTINSFLGLIVFLQDSDIVFTQELEDFVEAHLPIQWTCFDGNNGLEEHNFRNYLKRLRNAVSHRKIKSIPDQNNEIMALEFRDGKNGGCFCAKLSVESVNLLITLLSRNILGAQ from the coding sequence ATGGGGCATTATCCAGAAGAAAAATCTGAGTTTATTCGAGAATTTTTCAAACGCACGCTGCATAACCTGCACATCTATTTGGAAGATCAACAAAACAGTAAATTTCGTTATCCATACGACGTCACACAAACCATCAATTCTTTTTTAGGCTTGATCGTCTTTTTACAAGATTCAGATATAGTTTTCACCCAAGAACTAGAAGATTTCGTTGAAGCACATCTCCCAATTCAATGGACTTGTTTTGATGGTAATAACGGTTTGGAAGAGCACAATTTCCGAAACTATCTCAAACGACTTAGAAACGCCGTTTCACATCGTAAAATCAAATCGATTCCTGATCAGAATAATGAAATTATGGCCCTTGAATTTAGAGATGGCAAAAATGGTGGATGCTTCTGCGCTAAATTGTCTGTTGAATCCGTCAATCTTCTCATCACATTACTCTCGCGCAATATATTAGGAGCCCAATAA
- a CDS encoding P-loop NTPase fold protein encodes MSNSKNLKKYLIDDEYLFDPKNNGNVIMLSGVWGSGKTHFWKNRIEPELEKLSDDNKAYVYVSLYGKENTESIKNEILLKAYESVKKENGTLTRTASVFNTTIKYVPSISLFGAKIDLNSINHFFTSKKVNEAKEYLLDGGLICVDDFERKSENISLNDLFGLFTQLSQDMKCKMVLILNSDVFEGKEAVIFRNVKEKTVNKFLHFSPSIDELYQSVFDEDKYKTLLPFQDNINEWIKHTEELNARLYIQVLDNCLEWVSKDFSVDALKALTYISIFFSKHHFTLEYRAETNTNIYTVVDYFLHKGFYEIASFLTRTAPQLFLRENPLELSETTQILMSHINKHKKDDKTEHSEDYLQRENEEIEKHRSLIVDFVKYVYILKVDVGIELDTYLRVNNFVKNGILLKDN; translated from the coding sequence ATGAGTAATTCAAAAAATTTAAAAAAATATCTAATTGATGATGAATATTTGTTTGATCCAAAAAACAATGGTAATGTCATTATGCTATCTGGAGTATGGGGATCTGGAAAAACACATTTTTGGAAAAATAGGATTGAACCTGAACTTGAAAAACTATCTGATGACAATAAAGCATATGTTTACGTTAGTTTGTACGGAAAAGAAAATACAGAATCAATCAAAAATGAGATATTGCTAAAAGCCTATGAGAGTGTTAAAAAAGAAAATGGAACTCTCACACGAACTGCATCTGTTTTTAATACAACAATCAAATATGTACCATCAATATCCTTATTCGGAGCCAAGATCGATCTGAATTCTATCAATCATTTTTTTACCAGCAAAAAGGTAAACGAAGCCAAAGAATATTTGTTGGATGGCGGATTGATATGTGTTGATGACTTTGAACGTAAATCCGAAAATATTTCGTTAAATGATTTGTTTGGTTTATTTACTCAATTATCGCAAGATATGAAATGTAAGATGGTGTTAATCTTAAATAGTGATGTTTTCGAAGGCAAAGAAGCCGTCATATTTAGAAATGTCAAAGAAAAAACGGTAAATAAATTTCTGCATTTTTCCCCCTCGATTGACGAGCTGTATCAATCTGTATTTGATGAAGACAAATATAAAACACTTCTCCCCTTCCAAGACAATATTAATGAATGGATAAAACATACTGAGGAATTAAATGCACGACTTTACATACAGGTTCTTGATAATTGTTTGGAATGGGTTAGCAAAGACTTCTCTGTAGATGCATTAAAAGCGTTGACATACATATCTATATTTTTCTCAAAACATCATTTTACATTGGAGTATAGAGCAGAGACAAATACTAATATCTACACAGTTGTAGATTATTTTCTACATAAAGGTTTTTATGAAATTGCATCTTTTTTAACGAGAACCGCTCCACAATTATTTTTACGAGAAAATCCATTAGAGCTTTCCGAAACCACACAGATATTAATGAGTCACATTAACAAGCATAAAAAAGATGATAAAACAGAACACTCTGAAGATTATCTCCAAAGAGAAAATGAAGAAATAGAAAAGCATAGATCGTTGATAGTTGATTTTGTTAAATACGTGTACATCCTAAAAGTAGATGTAGGAATCGAGTTGGATACTTATTTGAGAGTGAATAATTTCGTAAAAAATGGAATATTGTTAAAGGACAACTAA
- a CDS encoding Eco57I restriction-modification methylase domain-containing protein codes for MIGWLYQFYIGEKKDAAMAKKGKYNTSEIPAVTQLFTPDWIVRYLVENSLGRIWMASRPNSKLRESMRYYVEHDDATTPITVSSVEELTLLDPCCGSGHMLTYAYDLLEKIYEEEGYPKSDIPGLILTHNLYGCDLDERAASLAAFALTMKARLSHRRFFRKSVRPNIVELLPYDDDRFANIKDLGSLIRLKPSTAKLDEGVFAYSNREFTLQERILGGDFHCVVTNPPYMGGKGMNTVLADFVKKQYPDSKADLFACFIERSLDLTKSGGYAAAVTMHSWMFLSSYEALRVKLLENHQIDTLVHLGARAFEEIGGEVVQTVAFVLQRGNK; via the coding sequence GTGATCGGATGGCTCTATCAGTTCTACATCGGCGAGAAAAAAGACGCCGCGATGGCCAAAAAAGGGAAATACAACACGAGCGAAATCCCCGCCGTCACCCAGCTCTTCACCCCAGACTGGATCGTCCGCTATCTGGTCGAGAACTCACTGGGACGTATCTGGATGGCGAGTCGCCCGAATTCGAAGCTTCGTGAATCGATGCGCTATTACGTCGAACACGACGATGCCACGACCCCGATCACCGTCAGCTCCGTAGAAGAGCTCACCCTCCTCGACCCCTGCTGCGGCAGCGGCCATATGCTCACTTATGCCTACGATCTGCTCGAAAAGATCTACGAGGAGGAAGGCTATCCCAAAAGCGACATCCCCGGACTCATCCTCACCCACAACCTCTACGGCTGCGACCTGGACGAGCGGGCGGCATCATTGGCGGCGTTTGCCCTCACGATGAAAGCGCGTCTCTCCCACCGCCGGTTTTTTCGCAAATCGGTACGCCCCAATATCGTCGAGCTTCTCCCCTACGATGACGATCGGTTCGCCAACATCAAAGACCTCGGTTCTCTCATTCGTCTCAAACCCTCGACGGCCAAACTCGATGAGGGGGTTTTCGCCTACTCTAACCGCGAATTCACCCTCCAGGAACGGATCCTCGGCGGTGATTTCCACTGCGTCGTGACCAACCCGCCGTATATGGGGGGAAAGGGGATGAATACGGTTCTGGCCGATTTCGTCAAAAAGCAGTACCCTGATTCCAAAGCCGACCTGTTCGCGTGTTTTATCGAGAGGTCATTGGATCTGACCAAGAGCGGAGGCTACGCGGCGGCGGTGACGATGCACTCGTGGATGTTCCTGAGCAGCTACGAAGCGCTCCGTGTCAAGCTCCTCGAAAACCATCAGATCGATACGCTGGTCCATCTGGGAGCCAGAGCGTTTGAGGAGATCGGTGGAGAAGTGGTGCAGACGGTGGCGTTTGTGTTGCAGAGAGGAAATAAATGA
- the pglX gene encoding BREX-1 system adenine-specific DNA-methyltransferase PglX translates to MATYIRLTDYKDSDTKEQQFANPANRHTANQNDFSKIPGSPIAYWMSDTVRSKFILYPSIDDLMTTRAGMCTGNNDFFLRYWFEIEFIKIGFYKSSFDEVISSNKKWFQFNKGGEYNRWFGNNDIFIKFNKENIDLLSNSCNKLASKELYFKEGITWNAVSSSNFGVRLHQKGSIVSNAAMVAFPENEFNYIFAFLNTVIVKKMVEFLSPTINFNVGDISKVPVIFPNSSTIKSKINTLTDQCIEISREEWDSRETSWDFKQNELIRHKTDDGKIASAFTAYCDHWREKFHQLHANEEELNRLFIDIYGLQNELTPDVALEDITILKSESRIENGELIFNADEIARQFISYTVGCMFGRYALDREGLVVANMDQPYPTDTPFAIDDDNIIPVLEEEVFADDIAARFERFVGVAFGEERVGENLRWVEEALGMSIRKYFYGEFYKDHVRRYKKRPIYWLIQSPKKGFSALIYMHRYQSDTMARVQTMYLREYLTKLESLIEHYNAIASNPSSSAKDAKDAAKLASKLEGKHRDALDFDRGDMSRIAAEQITIDLDDGVKVNYQKFKGVLPDIGLSKGED, encoded by the coding sequence ATGGCAACATACATAAGATTAACCGACTACAAAGATAGCGATACCAAAGAACAGCAGTTCGCTAACCCCGCCAACCGCCACACCGCCAACCAAAACGATTTTTCGAAGATACCGGGAAGTCCTATTGCTTATTGGATGAGTGATACAGTAAGAAGTAAATTTATTTTATATCCATCAATTGATGACTTGATGACAACAAGAGCTGGAATGTGTACGGGTAATAACGACTTCTTTTTAAGATATTGGTTTGAAATTGAATTTATTAAAATAGGGTTTTACAAATCTTCTTTTGATGAAGTAATATCATCAAATAAAAAATGGTTTCAATTCAATAAAGGTGGTGAATACAATAGATGGTTCGGCAACAATGATATCTTTATTAAATTCAACAAAGAAAACATTGATTTACTTTCTAATTCTTGTAATAAGTTAGCTTCTAAAGAATTATATTTTAAAGAGGGAATCACTTGGAATGCCGTATCAAGTTCAAATTTTGGTGTTAGATTACATCAAAAAGGCTCAATTGTTTCCAACGCAGCAATGGTTGCATTCCCAGAAAATGAATTCAATTATATTTTTGCTTTTTTGAATACTGTTATTGTGAAAAAAATGGTGGAATTTTTATCACCCACGATAAATTTTAATGTTGGAGACATATCAAAAGTTCCTGTAATATTTCCAAATTCTTCAACAATTAAATCTAAAATAAACACTTTGACAGATCAATGTATTGAAATTTCCCGCGAAGAATGGGACAGTCGAGAAACATCGTGGGATTTCAAACAAAACGAACTGATCCGCCATAAAACCGACGATGGCAAAATCGCTTCCGCTTTTACAGCCTACTGCGATCACTGGCGTGAGAAGTTCCATCAGCTCCACGCCAACGAAGAGGAGCTCAACCGCCTCTTTATCGACATCTACGGCCTGCAGAATGAACTGACCCCCGATGTCGCACTGGAAGACATCACGATCCTCAAATCCGAATCCCGTATCGAAAACGGCGAGCTGATTTTCAACGCAGATGAAATCGCCCGTCAGTTCATCAGCTATACGGTGGGATGTATGTTCGGCCGCTATGCGCTCGATCGCGAGGGGCTCGTCGTGGCGAATATGGATCAGCCATACCCGACCGATACGCCGTTCGCCATTGACGATGACAACATCATCCCCGTCCTCGAAGAGGAGGTCTTCGCCGACGATATCGCCGCACGGTTCGAGCGGTTTGTGGGTGTAGCGTTCGGCGAGGAGCGCGTAGGAGAAAATCTCCGCTGGGTCGAAGAGGCTCTGGGGATGAGTATCCGCAAATACTTCTACGGCGAGTTCTACAAAGACCACGTCCGACGCTACAAAAAACGCCCGATCTACTGGCTGATCCAAAGCCCGAAAAAAGGGTTTAGCGCCCTCATCTATATGCACCGATACCAAAGCGACACGATGGCACGGGTGCAGACGATGTACCTGCGCGAATACCTGACTAAACTCGAATCGCTGATCGAGCACTACAACGCGATTGCGTCCAACCCATCCTCCTCCGCCAAAGATGCCAAAGACGCTGCCAAGCTCGCCAGTAAGCTGGAGGGGAAACACCGCGACGCCCTCGACTTCGACCGGGGGGATATGAGCCGCATCGCCGCAGAACAAATCACCATCGATCTCGATGATGGGGTCAAGGTCAACTATCAGAAGTTCAAAGGGGTATTGCCGGATATCGGCCTGTCCAAGGGTGAAGATTAA
- a CDS encoding DUF6161 domain-containing protein, with amino-acid sequence MIDESKKWKFEGNPMVKLIITFGATDGKKTFKTKDELLNFLSDQKSFWQTFFSGSQHPTNTFNSHIGSQIDRMVQNANAINETNDSQSQNSLNYISNLFAEATIIYSESKSAKFVQQVAQKDQNFARYLVGYFTKQLYSYTNDPTAFRAIFEGMKFDSGITSNIDAEKEALGSLKSEWDDNLTALKNAFEAAHGQVVQTQDTLTTYYTNLQTQFDEFKTTKENEFKSVIETYDQKLALQAPVEYWKNRSMWSYRIAGGLGVLFFIAIWIILANFEPIAKDVAAGLTNKDYYPLIQFASITVVAIWMLRIIVKIFYSKLHLAEEAKEKEMFIKTYLSMLRESNGIKDESDRHLILQSIFAPSKNGIIQDDGLPMNVIENIVKARS; translated from the coding sequence ATGATCGATGAATCAAAAAAATGGAAATTTGAAGGGAATCCAATGGTCAAATTAATCATAACTTTTGGTGCAACGGATGGTAAAAAAACTTTCAAGACCAAAGATGAATTGTTAAACTTTCTAAGCGATCAAAAAAGCTTTTGGCAAACCTTTTTTAGCGGTTCACAACATCCTACAAACACCTTTAATAGCCATATTGGCAGTCAAATCGATAGAATGGTTCAAAATGCGAACGCCATCAATGAAACCAATGATTCACAAAGTCAAAACAGCTTAAATTACATATCAAATCTATTCGCTGAAGCAACTATCATTTACAGTGAAAGCAAGTCTGCTAAATTTGTTCAACAAGTCGCACAAAAAGATCAAAACTTTGCACGTTACCTTGTAGGATACTTTACTAAGCAACTTTACAGCTATACGAACGATCCAACAGCTTTCCGTGCAATCTTTGAAGGGATGAAATTCGATAGTGGTATTACGTCGAATATTGATGCCGAAAAAGAAGCCCTCGGTTCGCTCAAATCTGAATGGGATGATAATCTGACAGCATTAAAAAATGCATTTGAAGCAGCCCATGGTCAAGTCGTTCAAACTCAAGACACACTCACTACGTACTACACCAATCTCCAAACACAATTCGATGAATTCAAAACTACAAAAGAAAATGAGTTTAAGAGTGTTATCGAAACCTATGACCAAAAATTAGCACTTCAAGCACCTGTAGAATATTGGAAAAATAGAAGTATGTGGAGTTATAGAATAGCTGGGGGATTAGGAGTTTTATTTTTTATTGCCATATGGATCATACTTGCAAATTTTGAACCTATCGCAAAAGATGTTGCAGCTGGACTGACCAATAAAGACTATTATCCACTCATTCAATTTGCATCAATAACTGTTGTAGCGATATGGATGCTTCGTATTATCGTCAAAATCTTCTATAGCAAGCTCCATCTGGCAGAAGAAGCCAAAGAAAAAGAGATGTTTATCAAAACGTATCTCTCTATGCTAAGAGAATCGAATGGCATAAAAGATGAAAGTGATCGTCACTTGATTTTGCAGTCTATTTTTGCGCCATCCAAAAATGGGATTATCCAAGACGATGGGTTGCCGATGAATGTGATCGAAAATATCGTCAAAGCGAGAAGTTAA